One Danio rerio strain Tuebingen ecotype United States chromosome 9, GRCz12tu, whole genome shotgun sequence genomic region harbors:
- the klhl41a gene encoding kelch-like protein 41a yields MEPMSVKEDLRLFQSTLLQDGLKELLKENKFVDCILKVGDRSLPCHRLIMAACSPYFRELYFTEDGTEKKDANKEVVLENVDPNIMDMIVNYLYSADIDITDDNVQDVFAVANKFQIPSVFTVCVNYLQNKLSLGNCLAIFRMGLVLNCPRLAVSARDFIAEHFETLSKDEEFLEFNAPEFFAIIGCDALNVEKEELVFELLMKWVRKNKENRAKALGDAFEHIRFRLLPEKYLKEKVEKDDIIKADPELIKKLKVIKDAFAGKLPQIKEGEKEGEGENELPGFLNDSQRLGMFNRDLILMINDTAAVAYDANENECFLAAMAEQIPRNHVSITSKKNLLYVAGGLFVDEENKDSPLQCYFYQMDPHSPNWIALPPMPSPRCLFAMGEFENLLFAVAGKDLQSNESLDSVLCYDVDKMKWLETKKLPLRIHGHSVISQNGLVYCIGGKTDENKTINKMFAYNHKKSEWKELAAMKTPRSMFGATVHKGKIVVVGGVNEDGLLSSCEAYDFGTNKWEVFAEFAQERSSVNVLSVDGVLYAVAGFTIKENEDKQCVPSEITDIWQYEEDKKQWSGMIGEMRYASGASCVSMRLNVAKMPKL; encoded by the exons ATGGAACCAATGAGTGTCAAAGAGGACCTGAGGCTTTTTCAGAGCACCCTGCTTCAGGATGGCTTGAAGGAACTTCTGAAGGAGAACAAGTTTGTGGATTGCATACTGAAAGTTGGAGATCGGAGCCTTCCCTGCCATAGACTCATCATGGCTGCGTGCAGTCCGTATTTCCGAGAGCTGTACTTTACTGAAGACGGCACAGAGAAGAAAGATGCCAACAAGGAAGTAGTGTTGGAGAATGTGGATCCCAACATAATGGATATGATAGTGAACTACCTCTACTCTGCAGACATCGATATTACCGATGACAATGTGCAAGATGTCTTTGCGGTCGCTAATAAGTTTCAGATCCCATCAGTGTTCACGGTTTGCGTCAATTACCTACAAAACAAGCTTTCATTGGGAAACTGCTTGGCTATCTTCAGGATGGGGCTGGTTTTGAATTGTCCGAGATTGGCTGTGTCCGCTAGGGACTTCATAGCGGAGCATTTTGAGACTTTATCCAAAGACGAAGAATTTCTTGAGTTTAACGCTCCTGAGTTTTTTGCCATTATTGGGTGTGACGCTCTCAATGTTGAAAAAGAAGAGCTTGTGTTTGAGCTCTTGATGAAGTGGGTgcgaaaaaacaaagaaaaccgGGCGAAGGCTTTGGGCGATGCTTTCGAACACATTCGCTTTCGACTACTGCCGGAAAAATACTTGAAGGAGAAAGTGGAAAAGGATGACATTATTAAGGCCGACCCCGAACTCATCAAGAAGCTGAAGGTCATTAAGGATGCTTTTGCTGGAAAACTTCCACAAATAAAGGAGGGTGAGAAAGAAGGAGAGGGCGAAAATGAGTTGCCTGGTTTTCTGAATGACAGCCAACGGCTGGGGATGTTCAACAGGGATCTCATCCTGATGATAAACGACACTGCAGCCGTGGCCTACGACGCCAACGAGAACGAATGCTTTCTAGCAGCGATGGCTGAGCAGATTCCTCGAAACCACGTCAGCATCACGTCAAAAAAGAATCTGTTGTATGTTGCAGGAGGACTGTTTGTTGATGAAGAAAACAAGGATTCGCCGCTGCAGTGCTATTTCTATCAG ATGGACCCCCATTCTCCAAACTGGATTGCTCTGCCTCCGATGCCATCGCCCAGGTGTCTTTTCGCCATGGGGGAGTTTGAAAATCTCTTGTTTGCTGTCGCTGGAAAAGATCTGCAGTCCAACGAGTCTCTGGATTCAGTGCTGTGTTATGATGTCGA TAAGATGAAGTGGCTGGAGACCAAAAAGCTTCCCTTAAGAATTCACGGTCACAGTGTGATCTCACAAAATGGACTTGTTTATTGCATAGGAGGAAAGACAGATGAAAA TAAAACCATCAACAAGATGTTCGCGTACAACCACAAGAAGTCTGAATGGAAAGAGCTGGCAGCCATGAAGACCCCCAGATCCATGTTTGGTGCAACTGTTCATAAAGGAAAGATCGTTGTGGTTGGAGGAGTCAATGAAGATGGCCTTTTATCCTCTTGTGAAGCGTATGACTTTGGCACAAACAA ATGGGAGGTTTTCGCAGAGTTTGCGCAGGAGAGAAGCTCTGTGAATGTGCTCAGTGTTGACGGTGTGCTTTATGCGGTCGCTGGATTCACGATAAAGGAGAACGAAGACAAACAGTGTGTGCCGTCAGAAATCACAGACATCTGGCA ATATGAGGAGGACAAGAAGCAGTGGTCTGGAATGATCGGAGAGATGAGATACGCTTCTGGTGCCTCCTGCGTTTCTATGAGACTGAATGTAGCAAAGATGCCCAAACTCTAA